One genomic region from Pseudomonas hormoni encodes:
- a CDS encoding OprD family porin: protein MFKRAIPTALLLATGSICAQAADSAAHGFLEDSKASLSMRTLYFNSDNRDGAADPSKTEEAAQGFVLRYESGFTQGAVGFGLDAQALLGVTLDSGAGRHVGSGMIPTDGDGAADTWSSFGPTAKMRIAKTEFRYGTLLPKLPILLSNDARVLPQSFTGAQITSNDIDGLMLTSGVLEHAVGRASTDRTGLSVPGATQDSNKFYFAGGDYFITKELKAQYYFAQMEDFYNQNFFGLTHVLPIDSKSSFTTDLRYFRTTSTGANNSAAGRAQGYRTSGYTEDNNGEIDNNTWVAMITYMNGGHSVSLGHQQVGDGSNFVQPNQGSLVDKGAGGGSVYLPTDRMIQSFTRAGEQTNFGQYTYDFAPLGVPGLKASIVYLKGTDIKVRNAGDQSEWERDMTLDYVLQSGSLKGLGFSVRNGKSNTDAGRNVDQNRFIINYTLSLL from the coding sequence ATGTTCAAGCGAGCAATCCCCACCGCACTCTTGTTGGCCACCGGTTCGATCTGCGCACAGGCAGCGGATTCTGCCGCGCACGGTTTTCTGGAAGACAGCAAAGCCAGCCTCTCGATGCGCACGCTGTATTTCAACAGCGATAACCGCGATGGTGCGGCAGATCCCTCGAAAACCGAGGAAGCCGCACAGGGTTTCGTGCTGCGCTATGAGTCCGGGTTTACCCAAGGCGCGGTCGGTTTCGGGCTGGATGCTCAGGCGCTGCTGGGTGTGACATTGGACAGTGGTGCCGGGCGCCACGTCGGTAGCGGCATGATCCCGACGGATGGCGACGGTGCTGCCGATACCTGGAGCAGCTTTGGTCCCACGGCGAAGATGCGGATTGCGAAGACGGAGTTCCGCTACGGTACGTTGCTGCCGAAATTGCCGATCCTGCTGTCGAACGATGCCCGCGTATTGCCGCAATCGTTCACCGGTGCCCAGATCACTTCGAATGACATCGATGGGCTGATGCTGACCAGTGGTGTGCTTGAACATGCGGTCGGTCGCGCTTCGACGGACCGGACCGGTTTGTCCGTACCGGGCGCCACACAGGACAGCAACAAGTTCTACTTCGCCGGGGGGGATTACTTCATCACCAAGGAACTCAAAGCGCAGTATTACTTCGCGCAGATGGAAGACTTCTATAACCAGAACTTCTTCGGTCTGACTCACGTGTTGCCGATCGATAGCAAAAGCTCGTTCACCACTGACCTGCGTTACTTTCGCACGACGTCGACCGGGGCTAACAATTCCGCCGCAGGCCGCGCACAAGGCTATCGCACCTCCGGTTACACCGAGGATAACAATGGCGAAATCGACAACAACACCTGGGTTGCGATGATCACTTATATGAACGGTGGCCACTCGGTGTCGCTGGGGCATCAGCAAGTGGGTGATGGCAGTAACTTCGTCCAGCCCAACCAGGGCAGCCTGGTTGATAAAGGGGCGGGTGGCGGCAGTGTTTACCTGCCGACGGACCGCATGATCCAGAGTTTTACCCGTGCGGGAGAGCAGACGAATTTTGGGCAATACACCTATGATTTCGCGCCTTTGGGTGTGCCGGGGCTGAAGGCGTCGATCGTGTATTTGAAGGGGACGGATATCAAGGTCCGCAATGCTGGGGATCAGTCTGAGTGGGAGCGTGATATGACCTTGGACTATGTGTTGCAGTCGGGGTCGCTCAAGGGGCTTGGGTTCAGTGTGCGCAATGGCAAGTCGAACACTGATGCGGGGCGTAATGTTGACCAGAATCGCTTTATCATCAACTACACCTTGTCGTTGTTGTAA
- a CDS encoding phage holin family protein has protein sequence MNREDRDLPGARPIPTPEHDASVVGLLRQLSREVPELFSKELALAKAELQASLTTLKAGIAGVAGGAIVLLAGFIILLMSAVYGLSMVMAPWLAALIVGVLVMIVGFAMLQSGKKQFEPSHFKPERTLDALNKDQEALRRKVS, from the coding sequence ATGAACAGAGAAGATCGAGATTTACCGGGCGCAAGACCGATACCCACACCTGAACATGATGCTTCGGTTGTCGGCCTGTTACGTCAGTTATCCCGCGAAGTGCCCGAGCTGTTCAGCAAGGAGCTGGCGCTGGCCAAAGCCGAGTTGCAGGCCAGCCTCACGACACTCAAGGCCGGCATCGCCGGGGTGGCGGGCGGTGCGATTGTGCTGCTGGCGGGGTTCATCATCCTGCTGATGTCCGCGGTCTACGGCTTGAGCATGGTGATGGCGCCGTGGCTGGCCGCGCTGATCGTCGGCGTGCTCGTGATGATTGTCGGGTTCGCCATGCTGCAGTCCGGGAAAAAACAGTTCGAGCCGTCTCACTTCAAGCCTGAACGCACACTGGATGCCTTGAATAAAGACCAGGAAGCGCTGCGGAGGAAAGTCTCATGA
- a CDS encoding gluconate:H+ symporter translates to MTLSFGYWLLVYAAIAIIALIVLIARYRLNPFIVITLVSIGLALLAGMPPSGVVGAYEAGVGKTLGHIALVVALGTMLGKMMAESGGAEQVARTLIDRFGEKNAHWAMVCIAFLVGLPLFFEVGFVLLVPIAFTVARRVGVSILMVGLPMVAGLSVVHALVPPHPAAMLAVQVYQASVGQTLMYAILIGIPTAIIAGPLYAKFIVPRIQLPAENPLERQFLEREPRDSLPGFGITMATILLPVVLMLIGGWANLISTPGSGFNQFLLFIGNSVIALLLATLLSFWTLGIAQGFNRESILKFTNECLAPTASITLLVGAGGGLNRILVDAGVTDQIVSLAHEFHLSPLLMGWLFAALMRIATGSATVAMTTASGIVAPVAIGLGYPHPELLVLATGAGSVIFSHVNDGGFWLIKEYFNMSVAQTFKTWTVLETIISVVAFALTVGLSYLI, encoded by the coding sequence ATGACCCTGTCCTTCGGCTATTGGCTGCTGGTGTATGCCGCCATCGCCATCATTGCCCTGATCGTTCTGATCGCCCGTTACCGACTCAATCCGTTCATTGTCATCACCCTGGTGTCCATCGGCCTGGCGCTGCTGGCCGGCATGCCGCCGTCCGGCGTGGTCGGTGCGTACGAGGCCGGCGTGGGCAAAACCCTGGGGCATATCGCGCTGGTGGTGGCGCTGGGCACGATGCTCGGCAAGATGATGGCCGAGTCCGGTGGCGCCGAGCAGGTGGCGCGGACCCTGATCGACCGTTTCGGCGAGAAGAACGCGCACTGGGCGATGGTCTGCATCGCCTTCCTGGTCGGGCTGCCGTTGTTCTTCGAGGTCGGTTTTGTGTTGCTGGTGCCGATCGCCTTTACCGTGGCGCGGCGCGTCGGCGTGTCGATCCTGATGGTCGGTCTGCCGATGGTCGCCGGGCTCTCGGTGGTGCATGCCTTGGTGCCGCCGCACCCGGCGGCGATGCTGGCGGTGCAGGTCTATCAGGCGTCGGTGGGGCAGACGTTGATGTACGCGATTCTGATCGGCATTCCAACGGCGATCATTGCCGGCCCGCTGTACGCCAAATTCATCGTGCCGCGCATTCAACTGCCGGCGGAAAACCCGCTGGAGCGGCAGTTCCTTGAGCGTGAACCGCGCGACAGCCTGCCGGGTTTCGGCATCACCATGGCGACCATTCTGTTGCCGGTGGTGCTGATGCTGATCGGCGGCTGGGCCAACCTGATTTCCACGCCGGGCAGCGGCTTCAACCAGTTTCTGCTGTTCATCGGCAACTCGGTGATCGCGCTGCTGCTGGCGACCTTGCTGAGCTTCTGGACCCTCGGTATTGCCCAGGGCTTCAACCGCGAATCGATCCTCAAGTTCACCAACGAATGCCTGGCGCCGACCGCCAGCATCACCTTGCTGGTCGGTGCCGGTGGCGGGTTGAACCGGATTCTGGTGGACGCCGGGGTCACCGATCAGATCGTCAGCCTGGCCCATGAATTTCACCTGTCGCCGCTGCTCATGGGCTGGCTGTTCGCCGCGTTGATGCGCATCGCCACCGGCTCCGCCACCGTGGCCATGACCACGGCGTCGGGCATTGTCGCGCCGGTGGCCATTGGTCTGGGCTATCCGCATCCGGAGTTGCTGGTGCTGGCGACGGGCGCCGGGTCGGTTATCTTTTCCCACGTCAACGACGGCGGCTTCTGGTTGATCAAGGAATACTTCAACATGAGCGTCGCCCAGACCTTCAAGACCTGGACCGTGCTGGAAACCATCATTTCGGTGGTCGCCTTCGCGCTGACCGTGGGTCTTTCTTACCTGATCTAG
- a CDS encoding amidase: MIEVTEVSIAELRAALESGQTTAVELVQAYLARIDAYDGADTPTALNAVVVRNPEALKEAQASDSRRAQGKTLGPLDGIPYTAKDSYLVKGLTAASGSPAFANLIAYRDAFTIERLRAAGAICLGKTNMPPMANGGMQRGVYGRAESPYNASYLTAPFASGSSNGAGTATAASFAAFGLAEETWSSGRGPASNNGLCAYTPSRGVISVRGNWPLTPTMDVVVPFARTMADLLEVLDVVVAEDPDTRGDLWRMQPWVPIPSVTSVRPASYAQLAAKPDALAGKRLGVPRMFINADPEAGTSEAPGIGGPTGQRINTRPSVIALWEAARKALEAAGAEVVEVDFPLVSNCEGDRPGAPTVFTRGLVSKEFLHHELWDLTAWAFDDFLQANGDPKLNRLVDVDGPLIFPHDPGTLPNREGDLVAGMDEYVRMAERGITPWDQITTVPDGLRGLEQTRRIDLEDWMDRQGLDAVLFPTVADVAPANADVDPASADIAWSNGVWVANGNLAIRHLGVPTVTVPMGIMPDIGMPVGLTFAGRAYDDSALLRFASAFESTGSKREIPPRTPPLSTGK; this comes from the coding sequence ATGATCGAGGTCACCGAGGTTTCCATTGCCGAACTGCGCGCGGCGCTCGAATCCGGCCAGACCACTGCAGTGGAACTGGTCCAGGCCTATCTCGCCAGAATCGACGCCTACGACGGCGCCGACACGCCCACCGCCCTCAACGCGGTGGTGGTGCGCAATCCCGAGGCGCTCAAGGAAGCGCAGGCCTCCGACAGCCGGCGGGCGCAGGGCAAAACGCTGGGGCCACTCGATGGCATTCCCTATACGGCCAAGGACAGCTACCTGGTCAAAGGGCTGACCGCCGCCTCTGGCAGTCCCGCCTTCGCCAACCTGATTGCGTATCGCGATGCGTTCACCATCGAACGGCTTCGCGCCGCCGGGGCGATCTGCCTGGGCAAGACCAACATGCCACCCATGGCGAACGGCGGCATGCAGCGCGGGGTCTATGGCCGTGCGGAAAGCCCCTACAACGCCAGCTATCTCACCGCGCCTTTCGCCTCGGGTTCGTCCAACGGTGCCGGCACTGCCACCGCCGCCAGTTTCGCGGCATTTGGCCTGGCTGAAGAAACCTGGTCGAGCGGTCGCGGCCCGGCCTCGAACAATGGGCTGTGCGCCTATACGCCCTCTCGCGGGGTGATTTCGGTGCGCGGCAACTGGCCGCTGACGCCGACGATGGACGTGGTCGTGCCGTTCGCCAGAACCATGGCTGACCTGCTCGAAGTGCTCGACGTGGTGGTGGCGGAAGACCCCGACACCCGCGGCGACCTGTGGCGGATGCAGCCCTGGGTGCCAATTCCAAGTGTCACCTCGGTGCGCCCCGCTTCCTATGCCCAGCTGGCCGCGAAGCCCGACGCCCTCGCAGGCAAGCGCCTCGGTGTTCCGCGCATGTTCATCAACGCCGATCCCGAAGCCGGCACCAGCGAGGCGCCGGGGATTGGTGGGCCGACCGGGCAGCGCATCAACACCCGGCCTTCTGTGATTGCTCTCTGGGAAGCGGCACGCAAGGCACTCGAAGCCGCGGGCGCCGAAGTGGTCGAAGTCGATTTCCCGCTGGTGTCCAATTGCGAGGGTGATCGTCCGGGCGCGCCGACGGTGTTCACCCGGGGCCTGGTGTCGAAAGAGTTCCTGCATCATGAGTTGTGGGACCTGACGGCCTGGGCGTTCGATGATTTCCTGCAGGCCAACGGCGATCCGAAACTGAACCGCCTGGTCGACGTCGACGGGCCGCTGATTTTCCCCCACGACCCGGGCACCCTGCCCAACCGCGAAGGCGACCTCGTCGCGGGCATGGACGAGTACGTGCGGATGGCCGAGCGCGGCATCACGCCGTGGGACCAGATCACCACCGTTCCCGACGGACTGCGCGGACTTGAACAGACCCGTCGCATCGACCTTGAAGACTGGATGGACCGGCAGGGCCTCGATGCGGTGCTGTTCCCGACGGTGGCCGATGTTGCGCCGGCGAATGCCGATGTCGATCCGGCCTCCGCCGACATCGCGTGGAGCAATGGTGTCTGGGTCGCCAACGGCAACCTCGCCATCCGTCACCTCGGTGTTCCGACGGTCACTGTGCCGATGGGCATCATGCCGGACATCGGCATGCCGGTCGGGCTGACCTTTGCCGGTCGTGCCTATGACGATTCGGCGCTGCTGCGCTTTGCCTCGGCGTTTGAATCGACCGGATCGAAGCGCGAAATCCCGCCTCGAACCCCACCGTTGTCGACCGGTAAATAA
- a CDS encoding DUF3618 domain-containing protein: protein MNNEYITETGKSPETIEREIDAQRASIGNIVDALESKFTPGQMFDQALGLMQSNGTTFLTNLGTSVRNNPVPAVLTSVGLLWLMMSQNRPPSPHPGYRTGPDQDRVGEWADGLADSIDGAREHLHQTADTLKDGYQSVKGKAAHLGENLGAATENISHAVHDAGDRLLRSTQVMSNQFNHLLKEQPLMVAAAGIALGAMIGAAFPSTATEQRYLGKTSADLTDKVKQQAREGFEAVRDTVTKTTDHSDEPVTPGGQQRSGSTTSADLSQGLGTS from the coding sequence ATGAACAATGAATACATCACCGAGACGGGAAAAAGCCCCGAAACCATCGAACGTGAAATCGATGCGCAACGGGCGAGTATCGGCAACATTGTCGATGCCCTGGAAAGCAAGTTCACCCCCGGTCAGATGTTCGATCAGGCGTTGGGTTTGATGCAAAGCAACGGCACCACCTTCCTGACCAATCTGGGCACCAGCGTGCGCAATAATCCGGTTCCGGCGGTGCTGACATCCGTCGGATTGTTGTGGTTGATGATGAGCCAAAATCGTCCGCCATCACCCCATCCGGGCTATCGGACCGGTCCGGATCAGGACAGGGTCGGGGAATGGGCCGACGGACTGGCCGATAGCATCGACGGTGCGCGTGAGCATTTGCACCAGACGGCTGACACCCTCAAGGACGGCTACCAGAGCGTCAAGGGCAAGGCTGCGCACCTGGGCGAAAACCTCGGGGCGGCCACGGAAAACATCAGCCATGCGGTGCATGACGCCGGCGACCGTTTGCTGCGCAGCACGCAAGTGATGAGCAACCAGTTCAATCACCTGCTTAAGGAGCAACCGCTGATGGTCGCCGCTGCGGGAATCGCCTTAGGCGCCATGATCGGCGCTGCGTTTCCTTCGACGGCAACCGAGCAACGCTACCTGGGCAAAACCAGTGCGGACCTCACCGACAAGGTCAAGCAACAGGCGCGGGAAGGCTTTGAGGCGGTGCGCGATACCGTGACGAAAACCACGGATCATTCGGATGAGCCCGTCACACCGGGTGGGCAGCAGCGTAGCGGATCGACAACGTCGGCCGACCTGTCGCAAGGCCTGGGTACTTCGTAA